In Rahnella aquatilis CIP 78.65 = ATCC 33071, one DNA window encodes the following:
- a CDS encoding sensor histidine kinase, with the protein MNHSHYQSLWRWICVRILTLAIGSVVVIAVCMWLRFAIQNLWVLHHMSPALRAEFNLLRDNPDLNLTRFHEIVDQGWGPRYSDPSIASADWLLVGIMVLVVTPFIAILGLKAARPLSSQFSRLAQVARAVTQGDFNTRAEPVKNAPAELIQFTDDFNAMMLQLSRYERELRASHVAMAHELRSPLTAAVGRLQGMLDGVFRPEPQQLQMVMTQLLHLNRLIDELHLLSLADAGQLNLSKTELDLADLLRERITWLKPQSAKAGFDIALTPGAPCRYVGDPFRLGQVFTILMENALRYALEGQRLDIAIAPRNGGYEITFQDKGPGVDDSFLPVMFERFSRAESSRARHSGGSGLGLSIARAICEAHGGQISAAKKTQGGLKITVILPPPENSQ; encoded by the coding sequence ATGAATCACTCACATTATCAGTCCCTGTGGCGCTGGATTTGTGTGCGGATCCTGACGCTGGCCATCGGCAGTGTGGTCGTGATCGCAGTGTGCATGTGGCTGCGTTTTGCCATTCAGAATCTCTGGGTATTGCATCATATGTCTCCTGCGCTCAGGGCAGAATTTAACCTGCTGCGGGATAATCCGGATCTTAACCTCACACGCTTTCATGAGATTGTCGATCAGGGCTGGGGGCCGCGGTACTCCGATCCTTCCATCGCTTCGGCCGACTGGCTCCTGGTTGGCATCATGGTATTAGTGGTAACGCCGTTTATCGCTATTTTGGGATTAAAAGCCGCGCGTCCGCTTTCGTCGCAATTCAGCCGTCTGGCGCAGGTGGCGCGTGCGGTCACGCAGGGGGATTTCAATACGCGGGCAGAACCGGTGAAAAATGCCCCGGCGGAGCTGATACAGTTCACCGATGATTTTAACGCCATGATGCTGCAACTTTCACGCTATGAGCGGGAACTGCGGGCCTCCCATGTGGCGATGGCGCATGAACTGCGCTCACCGCTCACGGCGGCGGTCGGGCGTTTACAGGGCATGCTGGACGGTGTGTTCCGCCCGGAGCCGCAGCAGTTGCAGATGGTAATGACACAACTTTTGCATCTGAACCGTCTGATCGACGAACTGCATCTGCTGTCGCTGGCGGATGCCGGTCAGCTGAACCTCAGTAAGACAGAGCTGGATCTGGCAGACCTGCTGCGCGAGCGGATTACATGGCTGAAACCTCAGTCGGCGAAAGCCGGTTTTGATATCGCCCTGACGCCGGGTGCCCCGTGCCGTTATGTCGGTGATCCGTTCCGGCTCGGGCAGGTATTTACCATTCTGATGGAAAATGCACTGCGTTATGCCCTGGAAGGACAGCGTCTGGACATCGCGATCGCTCCCCGCAATGGCGGTTATGAGATAACGTTTCAGGATAAGGGGCCGGGTGTGGATGACAGTTTTCTGCCTGTTATGTTTGAACGCTTCAGCCGGGCAGAATCTTCCCGTGCACGGCATTCCGGGGGCAGCGGATTAGGTTTATCCATCGCCCGTGCGATTTGTGAAGCTCATGGCGGGCAGATCAGTGCAGCGAAGAAAACACAGGGCGGGCTGAAGATCACGGTCATTTTACCGCCGCCGGAAAACAGCCAATAA
- a CDS encoding response regulator: MQTKRILIIEDDADAADVLDAYLKREGYDVQIAGDGVSGLEHALRWKPDLILLDVMLPGMRGTDVLAALRRESSTPVIMVTAMGDVPDKIGALRFGADDYVVKPYNPGEVVARVQAVLRRIAADENSTPAVLRWQGLDVDVEALTAAVSSASGEPHYLDLTPTEFGVLSTLMRAPTRPFSRQYLLEHCLPESEALERVVDTHVYNLRKKLESAGIVNVLVNVRGVGYRFRQP; this comes from the coding sequence ATGCAGACAAAGCGGATCCTGATTATTGAAGATGATGCCGATGCGGCAGACGTTCTCGATGCTTATTTAAAACGTGAAGGGTATGACGTACAGATTGCCGGTGACGGTGTTTCCGGGCTGGAGCACGCGCTGCGCTGGAAGCCGGATCTCATTCTGCTGGATGTAATGCTGCCGGGGATGCGTGGCACCGATGTGCTGGCGGCGCTGCGGCGTGAAAGCAGCACGCCGGTGATTATGGTGACGGCGATGGGCGATGTGCCCGATAAAATTGGCGCGCTGCGCTTCGGCGCGGATGATTATGTGGTCAAACCTTACAACCCCGGCGAGGTGGTGGCGCGGGTGCAGGCGGTGCTGCGCCGTATTGCGGCAGACGAAAACAGCACGCCTGCGGTGTTGCGCTGGCAGGGGCTCGATGTGGATGTCGAGGCGCTGACGGCGGCGGTGAGTTCGGCCTCGGGTGAACCGCATTATCTGGATTTAACACCGACAGAGTTTGGCGTGCTGAGCACATTGATGCGGGCGCCGACACGCCCGTTTTCGCGCCAGTATTTGCTGGAACATTGCCTGCCGGAAAGCGAGGCGCTGGAAAGGGTGGTCGATACGCATGTCTATAACTTGCGCAAAAAACTCGAATCCGCAGGCATCGTTAACGTGTTAGTTAACGTGCGCGGCGTCGGTTACCGGTTCAGACAGCCATGA